Genomic DNA from Candidatus Omnitrophota bacterium:
GAAGACCGACTCCCGAAACCGCATCTCGGCTTCCTTGATCTTCTTGGCGAGTTCCAATTCCTGCTCGCGAGTCAAGAGCGAGATCTGCCCCATCTGCTTAAGGTACATCCGGACCGGGTCTTCCATCTGGGCCATGCGCGGGATCTCCTCCGCCTCGGGTTCCGGCTTATGGACCTTCTCCTCTTCCTCCTCGAGGCCCTCCTCCTTGAGCTCCTTCTCCTCGTCGGCGTCGATTATCTCGATCTTCTCCTTGTCGAGGACGGCAAAGATCTCGTCGATGTCCTCGGACGAAGTGACCTCTTCCGGCAGCAGGTTATTGACCTCCTCAAAAGTGAGGTGCCCTTTCTCCTTGCCGAGCGCTATAAGCTTCTCGAGGCCTTTTATCCTCTTCCTTATATCGGCCTTCTTCGCTGTCTTCTTAGTCGTCTTCTTCACGGCCTTCATCTCCTTGCGAAATCCTTTTGGCATTTTACCATGCCGCTGTATTCCGCGACCAGCTGGGTGACCCGTTTCTCGTCGCCCATCATCTGCGCTGCCTTTATCAAATTCTGCAGTTCCGATAGCCTCGACTTCGAGTTACTGCACCTCATCCATCTTATGCAATCCGCGAGGTTCTTGGGCTTGTCTTTAATATCATCCGTGAGGCTCGTAGCTTCAGCTATAAGCGCCGTCAGTTCGCTCTCCGCGAGCTTATTTATCAACTGGACCGGCTTGAAAGATTTGCCGTCCCCGTATGAACTGAAGATCTCTTCCGCTATTTTCCGCGTCCCCTCGTCCGTAAAATCCTCGGCCTTCAAGGTCTCCTTGACCTGGGCGATCGTCTCGGGGTCATCGAGCATCAGCCCTATTATTATCTTCTCGGCCATCGCCGCCTGGGACTTCCCGGCCGACGAAGAGATCTCTTCCGAAGGCTCGTATTCGCGGTCCGGCCTGACCTTCTTTAACTCCGAAAGCAGCGCCCCTTCGCTTACCTGCAGCCTCTCGCTGAGCCTTTTCACATATTCGGATTTCAGGACCGCGTCGGCCACCTTCGCGATCGTCGGCAGCATCTCGGCGCACATCTTCGCCTTATCCGACGATCTCTTCGCGTCGTATCTAGCGGAGAGGACGCCCAATTTATAATCAAAAAGGTCCGCGGCCCCGGCTATCAGCGAATCGAACTCCGCGGCGCCCTTGCTCCTCACGAACGAGTCCGGATCGAAGCCCTTCGGCAGCGTCGCGACCCTGACCTGCATCCCCTCCTGCAGGAATATATCGAGGCCGCGCAGCGATGCCGCTTCCCCGGCCGAATCGCCGTCGTAGAGCATGACGACGTTCTTGGTGTATCTCTTTATCAGCCTCGCCTGGAGTTCGGTAAGGCTGGTGCCGAGAGAGGCCGCTATGTTCATTATCCCGTTCTGGTACGGGACCAGGAAATCGAGATAACCCTCGACTATTATGCAGAAATCCTTCTCCTTTACCGCCTGCAACGAAAAATTAAACCCGTAGAGATGCCTGCTCTTTATATATACTTCCGTCTCCGGGGAATTTATATATTTCGGCGTCGAATTGTCCAGCACCCTCGCCCCGAACGCCACGACCCTGTTCTTGATGTCGAATATCGGGAACATTATCTTGTTGCGGAACCTGTCGTAATGGCCGCCGCCTTCGCGCGGCATGACAAGACCGGCGCGCTCAAGGAGCTCGATGCTTACCTCTTTGCTCTTCGCGAAATTTATAAGCCCGCTCCAGTCGTCAGGCGCGAATCCCAGCTTGGCCTTCGCGATAACCTCATCGCTTACGCCGCGTTCCTTGAGGTAAGAGGCGGCGCGCCTGCCGGCATCAGTCCCTGAAAGCATCGACGAATAAAAAGAGGCCGCCAATTCGTTCAGCTTATATATCTGGAGGGCGTATCCGCTCGTCTCGAACTGCGCCCGGGTAAAACGCGGCAATTCTACGCCCGCCTTTTCCGCGAGCGTCCTGACCGCTTCCGGGAAGTCGATATTCTCCATCTTCATCACGAAACCGAAGACGTTGCCTCCGGCTCCGCATCCGAAGCAATGGAATATCTGTTTCGAGGGGCTGACCATAAAGGACGGGGTCTTCTCTTTATGGAAAGGGCAGTTCGCCTTATAGTTCCTTCCGGCGCGCCTTAACGGGATGTAGCTCCCGACTATCTCGACTATATCGGCTTTGCTTTGTATCTCTTCTAAGACCTGTTCCGAGAACGCCATTACGCTAACGGCTTATCCTTTCGAATCCCGAACAACCGATGAACTCGATCTTATCCTCTTTCGCGACCTTGTCGAAAAGTAGGTTCAAGCCGAGGTTATCGCTTGAGATATGCCCGGCTATCACGATATTCAGGTGGCCTTTCTGGACATTCTTGAAATGCTCTTCGCCCAGGTGCATGCAGATTATCGTCCCGACGCCCGCGGCCTCGAGTTTCTCGAACATATCCTTCGGCCCCTCGGTCCCGCCGGTCATATCCACGAATATCCTGCCCGGCCTGTTCTTCGGCTCGCCGAAAAGTATCCTCGGGCCGGCGTTGCGTTTCGCCGCGTTCCTGTATTCCGGTATCTCCCTCAATATCTCGACCACTTCGGCCAATACTTCGGGTTTTTTGCCGTCAAAGATCTTCTGGAGATAGCTCGTGACATGGTTATCGGCCGGCGTATGGATGCACATCATCGGGATCCCGAGGAGTTTCGCGGCGTCGACCGCCCTCGTGTGGTTCCCGGCCAATACACGGCGCTCGACTTCCTTTATCCTGTCCCTCATGAGCCCTTCGGCGGTATTTATGGGAATGCCGAATTTGTACCAGATATCCGGCTGCATGTTCATCACTTCGTAAAAATTGGCCAGCGCGCTCCCCTCGGGATGATGCGCGAGCACGAGGTCTATCTTCTTGCCTTTTTCGTTCAACCTGTCGGCGAGCAATACCTCGCCGACTTCCATATCCACTCCGACAAGCGCTTTCTTTATCTCTGCCGAGCCCGCGCCGTTCAATACGCGCGTGTCCGCGTAGGGATTGGTAAGTTTTTCCTTATCGAAAAATTCTTTGTCCTTCTCCTTAAGCGACTCGTATTCTTTCCTGACCCTGGCGAGCGCCTTCGCGATCGCTTCCTTGCCGCGCGGGTCGGCGGCCATACCTTCCTTTACCGCGAAATCATATAATTTAGATAATTTCAATTTACCCTCCTGTGGTCTTATCGAAAAATGAGTTGTTTACTTCACCTTCGGAAGAGCTTTTGCGATTTCCGGGGAAGTCCTCGCTACGACCTGATATACGTTGGGCGCTATCTTCGCTACGTAGGGACCTGTCAGGGAACGCTCCTCGACCGACTTTACCAGGTAATCGACCCGGATGATGCCGAAGAACATGAAGAGCAGGCTCATCAGGACCGCGCCTCGGAATAAGCCCACCAGGAACCCGCCCCATTTATCTATCTTGTCGGCGAAAGCCAGCTTGACTATCTTGGTCAAGCCGAGGCTTACTAATTTCAAACTTAACATAGACAGTAAAATTAGTATTAAAAAAGTAGCTCCGTCGACATATTCCTGCGGGAGGGCCATGGTGGAATTAATGCGGCTTCCGATCAAGGAATAGAACTTGATCGAAAAAAAGAGGCCCATCAGGACGCCTATTATCCTGAAGAGCTCTTCGGAAAGTCCGTTACGCGCTCCAATATAACTCGTTCTAAATAAAAGGATTACGATCAGGACATCGACCCAATTAATACGCTGGAAAACTTCTGGCAAGATAATTCTCCTGATATTTGTAACCAAGTATATCACATAGGGTTAGAATTGTCAAGGCGGGGAAAATCGCTTTAATTTCTTTGATTACGGCATATTCGATAGGACATAAACAAGGACGTTTACTCCTATCTTGAAGGAATTTTCTATACCCTCTTCTCCGGCGCCTTCTCCGGAACCGATACCGGGGCCTTGGTTAGAAAGCTTTCCGAAATTATGACTTTGGGTCGGGATGTATCTTGTCCCGGGCCATCTGCCTCCATCCGCTTCCGTCCAACCGTCGCAAACGTCGCCGGTCGCCAGATAATAAACGACCATCCTATCGCCGTAATAGATCGCGTACCCTTCCGGCGGTAAATTTTTATATAAACCATCCGGCAGCCTATCGCCTTTAAAATCATAAAAAATATGATATATCGGGTGGCTCATCGGGACTTTTTGAAACTCGGAACCGGGAAGGATCTTTTTCATCTCTTTGTAAAGCGAGTCTTCGAAAGCTCCGCCTTTCGCATTATCGTTGACGATGAATAAAAAGCCGCCGCGCTTAAGATACTCCCGGATGGTATCCGCATCGTCCTGCGTAAAACTAAAAGCTTGATGGCCATTCATATATATCAACGGGTATTGAAATATCTTTCCCTTATCCCCAAAATTGATGGGCTGCTGGTCGATGGAAACTTTGATTTTCGTCCTCCTGCCGAACTCGTTCATTAAGTTCGGGATCGTCGAAGGGTCGTTATCCCAATCGGAGTAGGTAGAGATGGGAAAGGTGAAAGTGCCCTTTATCGAACCGCCGCTTCCGCTTACCTGGGCCTTTGAGGAGAAATCCAGCGTCGCGCGGGAGGATCTCGGGGATATCGCCTCTTTGCGCTCCCCCGTTTTCATCTCCCCGGGCACCAGCTCGGGGGTTTTGGCAATAGCCGGAGCCGGAAGTTCGAGAGGCCTGTCGACCGCGAGGGCTTTTTGTTCCGGCGTGGTTATCTCTTTCGTCGGCGAAGTGGCCGCCAACTGCGGCATTTTTACTTCCGGCTGGAACTTAGCGGTCCGCTGGATACTGACATTTTTTGTGGACAGTATTTTTCCTTCAAAGAACGTCTCTTTTGGCTGGGGCTTCATTACAATTATATGTCCAATGACCAGTAATACCGCTATATGGACAAACAGCGACACTGCAAAACTGCCGGATTTCTTGACCGTTTCCGGTATCGGCGCTCCCTGCTTTAATACCTTAACCTCTTCTGGCATCATCGTTCCTCGCTTTGATCTTTTACTTGTTGCTGATCTTTAAAATACGCTCTTCGGGAACAAGAAAAGATACCGACTTGATCCTCGCCGCGGCGCAGGCGTTTAAAACGTCTACTACCCTTTCATGCGAAACATCCGGGTCAGCGAATATTATGACCGGCTGTGTTTCGAATATCTTGGTCAGATCGGTCAACATCCCTACCAATTCGGGAAGGTCCTTTGATCCCGGGTCGCCGTATTGTTTCTCATTCACCATCACGCTGCCGTCCGACAGGACATTTACTATTACATCTTCCCCGATCTTTGCCTGTGTCTTGCTCGACACCGCTGGAAGATCTATGTTCAGCTGGGCCTCAGGCGCGGTGAAGCTGGAAGAACACATGAAGAATATC
This window encodes:
- the dnaG gene encoding DNA primase, coding for MAFSEQVLEEIQSKADIVEIVGSYIPLRRAGRNYKANCPFHKEKTPSFMVSPSKQIFHCFGCGAGGNVFGFVMKMENIDFPEAVRTLAEKAGVELPRFTRAQFETSGYALQIYKLNELAASFYSSMLSGTDAGRRAASYLKERGVSDEVIAKAKLGFAPDDWSGLINFAKSKEVSIELLERAGLVMPREGGGHYDRFRNKIMFPIFDIKNRVVAFGARVLDNSTPKYINSPETEVYIKSRHLYGFNFSLQAVKEKDFCIIVEGYLDFLVPYQNGIMNIAASLGTSLTELQARLIKRYTKNVVMLYDGDSAGEAASLRGLDIFLQEGMQVRVATLPKGFDPDSFVRSKGAAEFDSLIAGAADLFDYKLGVLSARYDAKRSSDKAKMCAEMLPTIAKVADAVLKSEYVKRLSERLQVSEGALLSELKKVRPDREYEPSEEISSSAGKSQAAMAEKIIIGLMLDDPETIAQVKETLKAEDFTDEGTRKIAEEIFSSYGDGKSFKPVQLINKLAESELTALIAEATSLTDDIKDKPKNLADCIRWMRCSNSKSRLSELQNLIKAAQMMGDEKRVTQLVAEYSGMVKCQKDFARR
- a CDS encoding DUF4159 domain-containing protein — protein: MMPEEVKVLKQGAPIPETVKKSGSFAVSLFVHIAVLLVIGHIIVMKPQPKETFFEGKILSTKNVSIQRTAKFQPEVKMPQLAATSPTKEITTPEQKALAVDRPLELPAPAIAKTPELVPGEMKTGERKEAISPRSSRATLDFSSKAQVSGSGGSIKGTFTFPISTYSDWDNDPSTIPNLMNEFGRRTKIKVSIDQQPINFGDKGKIFQYPLIYMNGHQAFSFTQDDADTIREYLKRGGFLFIVNDNAKGGAFEDSLYKEMKKILPGSEFQKVPMSHPIYHIFYDFKGDRLPDGLYKNLPPEGYAIYYGDRMVVYYLATGDVCDGWTEADGGRWPGTRYIPTQSHNFGKLSNQGPGIGSGEGAGEEGIENSFKIGVNVLVYVLSNMP
- a CDS encoding biopolymer transporter ExbD; amino-acid sequence: MRFFKGGNEEPGFQMAPMIDCVFLLLIFFMCSSSFTAPEAQLNIDLPAVSSKTQAKIGEDVIVNVLSDGSVMVNEKQYGDPGSKDLPELVGMLTDLTKIFETQPVIIFADPDVSHERVVDVLNACAAARIKSVSFLVPEERILKISNK
- a CDS encoding CvpA family protein, which gives rise to MPEVFQRINWVDVLIVILLFRTSYIGARNGLSEELFRIIGVLMGLFFSIKFYSLIGSRINSTMALPQEYVDGATFLILILLSMLSLKLVSLGLTKIVKLAFADKIDKWGGFLVGLFRGAVLMSLLFMFFGIIRVDYLVKSVEERSLTGPYVAKIAPNVYQVVARTSPEIAKALPKVK
- a CDS encoding NGG1p interacting factor NIF3; amino-acid sequence: MKLSKLYDFAVKEGMAADPRGKEAIAKALARVRKEYESLKEKDKEFFDKEKLTNPYADTRVLNGAGSAEIKKALVGVDMEVGEVLLADRLNEKGKKIDLVLAHHPEGSALANFYEVMNMQPDIWYKFGIPINTAEGLMRDRIKEVERRVLAGNHTRAVDAAKLLGIPMMCIHTPADNHVTSYLQKIFDGKKPEVLAEVVEILREIPEYRNAAKRNAGPRILFGEPKNRPGRIFVDMTGGTEGPKDMFEKLEAAGVGTIICMHLGEEHFKNVQKGHLNIVIAGHISSDNLGLNLLFDKVAKEDKIEFIGCSGFERISR